One window of the Sphaerochaeta associata genome contains the following:
- a CDS encoding CehA/McbA family metallohydrolase, translated as MHQALTEISKEHCQYPSAVYLDDGSAYVVYTKMQGSSDVIVLAKLSEAGLENHLVLSPLNAQALKGTMVEHQGTLYIAYAWHRDKIWSISLAVVESMMIKNTYVISTGEAEFYPALCVSDSQLMIAYTSQNKDESRIFGRILTNNTLSNPRQLSVSTKAYRPSITTGPNGAFILAYDRFNGSSYDIILKSMDGGEVQVNNADGRWAASPIVVPLQNGVLVGWYDIGKGASFSFKSAYATVHQGALTVEHPIQLAGAMDWYQNISLASDGRIAAFAYTWGKNNIHVRLTDDNKSWSDPVVMSLDDTNCAVHPHLAVNKDSIDLVWQFALKNGHQQVRNAQLYHSSMPREQFHCAANRDAELRQVQFTLPIPTPKAFPSPSHDAVERWLNQTQHTESRPYFGDIHGQSGISDGMGEIDQYFHYAKAGADLDFTALTDHDCYPDWMSPGEWEWIRTTARLHNKEGELATLLSYEWTPNEYRYDFGHKNVYYPGDEGEVLRSGDEDGMTPDRLFSKVKQYKAMAFPHHPAATWTMVSAATDWAFHDEQVQRQVEIYSRHAPFEFYGNHSIYTKNNPQLTDCSVQDALALGYHMGFTAGSDSHQLEHGIEGGILGMVLPTLNRSGVFKALYDRATWATTGARLLIDLKVDGKPMGSIIHKKAGESYTLDFAVAGTTSLTVELLKNNHVVFSHETNQEEYHGTFMDTKQEENCWYYLRITQQDEHQGWSSPVWVE; from the coding sequence ATGCATCAAGCGCTTACCGAAATTTCCAAGGAGCACTGCCAATATCCATCTGCCGTCTATCTCGACGATGGTTCCGCTTATGTGGTCTACACTAAAATGCAAGGCTCTTCTGATGTAATTGTACTTGCAAAGCTCTCTGAAGCCGGTCTTGAAAACCACCTTGTGCTTTCACCTTTGAACGCCCAGGCCCTGAAGGGTACAATGGTTGAACACCAAGGAACGCTTTATATTGCGTATGCATGGCACAGAGACAAAATATGGTCGATCAGTCTCGCCGTGGTTGAATCGATGATGATCAAGAACACATACGTAATCAGCACAGGTGAAGCGGAGTTCTATCCAGCACTGTGTGTTTCAGATTCTCAGCTCATGATTGCCTATACAAGCCAAAACAAGGATGAGAGTAGGATTTTTGGGAGGATTCTGACAAATAATACACTTTCAAACCCGAGACAGCTCTCTGTGTCGACAAAGGCTTACAGGCCATCCATCACGACAGGCCCTAATGGAGCCTTCATTCTGGCCTATGATCGCTTCAACGGCTCTTCATACGACATCATCCTGAAGTCAATGGATGGGGGGGAAGTACAAGTCAACAACGCAGATGGGCGTTGGGCGGCAAGCCCGATAGTGGTTCCCCTCCAGAATGGAGTACTGGTCGGTTGGTACGATATCGGCAAGGGAGCAAGCTTCTCCTTCAAGAGCGCCTATGCAACAGTGCATCAGGGCGCGCTCACCGTTGAGCACCCCATCCAGCTGGCCGGAGCCATGGATTGGTACCAAAATATCAGTCTTGCTTCCGATGGAAGGATAGCGGCTTTTGCGTATACATGGGGAAAGAATAACATCCATGTGCGTCTTACTGATGACAATAAGAGCTGGTCCGACCCGGTGGTCATGTCCTTGGACGACACCAACTGTGCCGTGCATCCCCATCTTGCAGTGAACAAGGATTCCATTGACTTGGTATGGCAGTTTGCCTTGAAGAACGGGCATCAACAGGTCCGGAATGCTCAGCTTTATCACTCTTCAATGCCGCGTGAACAGTTCCATTGTGCCGCAAACCGTGACGCCGAGCTTCGGCAGGTGCAATTTACACTGCCGATTCCGACTCCGAAGGCATTCCCCTCCCCTTCACACGATGCTGTCGAGCGCTGGTTGAATCAGACGCAACATACAGAAAGCCGTCCCTATTTTGGCGATATCCATGGCCAAAGCGGGATCAGTGATGGAATGGGGGAGATCGACCAATACTTCCATTATGCAAAAGCAGGAGCCGATTTGGATTTCACAGCTCTTACCGACCATGACTGCTATCCAGATTGGATGTCCCCCGGTGAATGGGAATGGATTCGGACCACCGCCCGTTTGCACAACAAGGAAGGAGAGCTTGCCACACTGCTTTCCTATGAATGGACGCCGAATGAGTATCGTTACGACTTTGGACACAAGAATGTCTATTACCCCGGTGATGAAGGGGAGGTACTGCGCAGCGGGGATGAGGATGGGATGACGCCTGACAGGTTGTTCAGCAAAGTGAAGCAGTATAAGGCCATGGCATTCCCCCACCACCCTGCGGCGACATGGACGATGGTCAGCGCCGCAACCGATTGGGCTTTCCATGACGAGCAAGTACAACGTCAGGTGGAAATCTATTCACGACATGCTCCGTTTGAATTCTATGGTAACCACTCAATCTATACCAAGAACAACCCACAGCTTACCGACTGCAGTGTGCAGGATGCACTTGCACTGGGCTACCACATGGGCTTCACCGCCGGCAGCGACTCCCACCAGCTCGAGCATGGCATTGAAGGCGGAATTCTTGGCATGGTCCTTCCGACGCTCAACCGCAGCGGAGTGTTCAAAGCCTTGTACGACCGTGCTACCTGGGCCACTACAGGGGCTAGATTGCTTATCGACCTGAAGGTCGACGGTAAGCCGATGGGAAGCATCATCCACAAGAAAGCCGGAGAATCATATACTCTTGATTTTGCAGTTGCAGGAACCACCTCTCTGACCGTTGAACTACTGAAAAACAATCACGTAGTATTCTCCCACGAAACAAACCAAGAGGAATACCACGGGACCTTCATGGATACGAAGCAAGAGGAGAATTGTTGGTATTACCTGAGAATCACCCAACAGGATGAACACCAAGGCTGGTCGAGTCCGGTATGGGTTGAATGA
- a CDS encoding ABC transporter permease: MVDILTHLIPSVLLSTISMSTPLILAALGGVFSVRAGIMALGLESMMMTGAFCAVLGSYLSQSPLIGIVCGILGGMLLGLLHGVLCIRYRVNQVISGIGLNLLALATTTLLMQLVWKNRGSSPQVPSLEYAAPFSPLFLISLILVAISAFLLFRTKFGLRLRMVGENPKAAASMGLRVHGYKYAGTLICGALAGLGGTYLSLDHLNMFVRDMTAGRGYIAVVINILARYNPFNTIWCAGIFGFSDAVQIVFQGKGVPPQLVQSLPYVVTLFVLAFGVKHITPPAGVGKSEED, encoded by the coding sequence ATGGTTGATATCCTAACTCATCTCATTCCATCCGTGCTGCTTTCTACAATCAGCATGTCAACGCCGCTTATTTTGGCCGCATTGGGAGGAGTGTTCTCTGTTCGGGCGGGCATTATGGCCTTGGGATTGGAAAGCATGATGATGACAGGAGCCTTCTGTGCGGTTCTCGGATCATACCTTTCGCAAAGCCCATTGATAGGCATAGTCTGCGGAATACTGGGAGGCATGCTGCTCGGCCTGTTGCACGGTGTGCTGTGCATCCGCTATCGGGTCAACCAAGTCATCAGCGGCATCGGCTTGAACCTGCTCGCTTTGGCAACCACAACCTTGTTGATGCAACTGGTCTGGAAGAACCGTGGCAGCAGCCCCCAGGTTCCTTCCTTGGAGTACGCAGCGCCATTCTCACCCCTGTTTCTTATATCCTTAATACTGGTGGCAATCTCGGCATTCCTGCTTTTCAGGACTAAATTCGGTCTACGCCTGCGCATGGTAGGAGAAAACCCCAAGGCAGCAGCATCGATGGGACTGAGGGTGCATGGGTACAAGTATGCCGGGACGCTCATTTGCGGCGCCCTTGCCGGTCTTGGTGGTACGTATCTCTCCCTTGATCACCTGAATATGTTCGTCCGTGATATGACCGCAGGCCGCGGATATATCGCAGTCGTCATCAACATACTGGCCCGTTACAATCCATTCAATACAATCTGGTGTGCGGGCATCTTCGGCTTCAGCGATGCAGTACAGATCGTCTTCCAAGGAAAGGGGGTTCCACCCCAGCTGGTACAGTCACTGCCGTATGTTGTCACCCTGTTTGTCTTGGCCTTCGGAGTCAAGCACATCACCCCACCAGCAGGAGTGGGAAAAAGCGAGGAGGATTGA
- a CDS encoding ABC transporter permease: MISIEAQNKSQKALHSLSLSFGALVLAILVSAIVMALCRFNPMQAFAAIFQGAFGSLRAVSQTLVQATPLMFTGLAFAIAKKASLINIGVEGQMYMGAIAAAWIGAMPLPLPLFVHLPLAIVIGAAAGALLAGFVGFLKVKFGSNEVIATIVLNTIAINITSYLGNYPLKADGPTAQTNRIQQTAELSRIFPGYQLTMAFFLAMLVCLLIYLIMEKSILGYEIRSVGYNRLAAQTAGINISRVVVISMMLSGAVGGLAGAMHVLGVDKRFIVGFSPGYGFNGISVAALAADHPLGVILASIIFGALNAGSMVLNRTTRIPTDFINVIQGLVIIFVSAPALVRELTPHRRKRHG, from the coding sequence ATGATCAGCATTGAAGCTCAGAATAAAAGCCAGAAGGCCTTGCACTCGCTCTCCCTCTCATTTGGTGCATTGGTTTTGGCCATCCTTGTCAGCGCGATTGTCATGGCTCTGTGCCGATTCAATCCTATGCAAGCCTTTGCAGCAATTTTCCAAGGGGCATTCGGCAGTCTCAGGGCTGTAAGTCAGACGTTGGTGCAAGCCACTCCCCTGATGTTTACAGGACTTGCCTTTGCCATAGCCAAGAAAGCAAGCCTGATCAATATCGGTGTTGAAGGGCAGATGTACATGGGTGCGATTGCCGCAGCCTGGATTGGGGCCATGCCGCTTCCACTCCCACTCTTTGTGCATCTCCCCCTGGCGATTGTCATCGGTGCGGCAGCAGGAGCCTTGCTGGCCGGATTCGTAGGTTTCCTTAAGGTAAAATTTGGATCCAACGAGGTTATCGCCACCATTGTCCTCAATACGATTGCCATCAACATTACGAGCTACCTGGGCAATTATCCGCTGAAAGCCGACGGGCCGACTGCCCAGACGAACCGCATTCAGCAGACCGCAGAATTGAGCCGCATATTCCCAGGTTATCAGTTGACCATGGCTTTCTTCCTTGCAATGTTGGTGTGTTTACTCATCTATTTAATTATGGAAAAGTCAATCCTTGGATATGAAATCCGAAGCGTCGGTTACAATCGCCTCGCTGCACAGACTGCAGGAATCAACATCTCAAGAGTAGTAGTAATCAGCATGATGCTCAGCGGAGCGGTTGGAGGATTGGCCGGTGCCATGCATGTACTGGGTGTGGATAAGCGCTTCATAGTCGGTTTTTCACCTGGTTACGGCTTCAATGGCATCTCGGTTGCAGCCTTGGCCGCAGACCATCCCTTGGGGGTCATTCTTGCTTCCATCATCTTCGGGGCTTTGAACGCAGGAAGCATGGTGCTTAATCGCACCACCCGAATCCCAACCGATTTCATCAATGTCATCCAAGGCCTTGTCATCATTTTTGTTTCTGCACCGGCACTGGTAAGAGAACTCACACCACATAGGAGGAAGCGTCATGGTTGA
- a CDS encoding ABC transporter ATP-binding protein: MSRVQMQDIIKDFPLTRALDTVSFTLQRGSIHSLLGENGAGKSTLMNILYGMCKADAGTITIDDKPVVINNPREAIACGIGMVHQHFMLAPVLSVTENIVVGNEKQRGLYFDIHKAAEKVQTLIDRYHFHMQATDCVSSLSVGVQQRVEILKALYHGSDILILDEPTAVLTPQEVDELFVILRMLKNEGKSIILITHKLKETLAIADTFSVLRDGRLIASALPVAGTNERTLAQMMVGRNISLTSTRRSKQRGEVCLAVENLCLTEGSNTVLKNISFTLHHHEILGIAGIEGNGQSELIEVLTGLKEARFDSFVYEGKPLAGNAITFLENRIGHVPEDRSTRGLISQMSIEENVILGYHHKQQFSKAGFFKPSAVTDFAKQQIDSYQIKAGSSKQACATLSGGNQQKVVIARVFSEDPNLIIVAQPTRGVDIGAMEYIHEQIFSLRDAGKAILLISADLDEVLRLSDRVAVLYEGQLVSISENGTYNETELGLMMTGSYQKGDNDDQH, encoded by the coding sequence ATGAGCAGGGTCCAAATGCAGGACATAATCAAGGATTTCCCTCTTACAAGAGCTCTGGATACCGTTTCATTCACACTGCAACGGGGTTCCATCCACTCCCTGCTAGGTGAGAACGGAGCAGGGAAATCCACCCTGATGAACATTCTCTACGGAATGTGCAAGGCCGACGCGGGGACGATTACAATCGACGACAAGCCGGTGGTAATCAACAACCCCCGCGAAGCCATTGCCTGCGGCATCGGGATGGTTCATCAGCACTTCATGTTGGCCCCGGTGCTCTCCGTCACAGAGAATATTGTCGTAGGAAATGAAAAACAGCGAGGCTTGTATTTTGACATACACAAAGCAGCAGAGAAGGTGCAGACACTCATAGACCGCTACCATTTCCATATGCAGGCCACCGATTGTGTGTCATCATTATCGGTGGGAGTGCAACAGAGGGTGGAGATCCTCAAAGCCCTCTATCATGGATCCGACATTCTCATTCTCGATGAACCGACAGCTGTCCTGACCCCTCAGGAGGTCGATGAGTTGTTTGTCATCCTTCGCATGCTCAAGAATGAAGGGAAAAGCATCATCCTCATCACTCACAAGCTCAAGGAAACACTGGCAATTGCCGACACATTTTCTGTACTCAGGGACGGCAGGCTCATCGCCAGCGCCCTTCCTGTTGCCGGCACCAATGAACGTACCTTGGCACAGATGATGGTAGGGAGGAATATCAGCCTCACTTCCACACGAAGAAGCAAGCAACGCGGGGAAGTCTGTCTTGCAGTAGAAAATCTCTGCCTTACCGAAGGGTCGAATACTGTATTGAAAAACATCAGCTTCACCCTCCACCACCATGAGATACTCGGCATTGCGGGTATTGAGGGGAACGGCCAAAGTGAGTTGATTGAAGTTCTGACAGGCCTCAAGGAGGCCCGATTCGATTCGTTTGTTTATGAAGGGAAACCCTTGGCGGGCAATGCCATCACATTTCTTGAGAACCGTATCGGCCATGTGCCTGAGGACAGGTCTACACGAGGCTTGATCTCGCAGATGAGCATCGAAGAGAACGTAATTTTGGGCTATCATCACAAACAGCAGTTTTCCAAGGCAGGTTTCTTTAAACCTTCTGCAGTAACGGATTTTGCAAAACAACAGATTGATTCCTACCAAATCAAGGCAGGATCAAGCAAGCAGGCCTGCGCCACCCTCTCTGGGGGAAACCAGCAGAAAGTCGTCATTGCCAGGGTTTTCAGCGAAGATCCCAACCTCATCATCGTGGCGCAACCAACACGTGGTGTCGATATTGGTGCAATGGAGTACATCCACGAACAGATCTTCTCACTCAGGGATGCAGGAAAGGCAATTCTTCTCATCTCGGCGGACCTCGATGAAGTACTCAGGCTCAGTGACCGCGTTGCCGTTCTGTACGAGGGTCAATTGGTCTCGATCAGTGAGAATGGAACCTATAATGAAACAGAATTGGGATTGATGATGACAGGATCCTATCAGAAGGGAGATAATGATGATCAGCATTGA
- a CDS encoding BMP family ABC transporter substrate-binding protein yields the protein MKKLTCLFLIACLALFTLTAGGNKESAEVKPAKAPSIGLVLSTGGLGDKNFNDMAYEGLQKAQEALGITFDYVEPKSPSDFLPQNRMFAEAGTYDLIIALGNDQLEALKEIKKDFPNQKISFIDSSAVIEGVRSVSTKWAEQTFLCGVVAGLGTLSTMDKANKENTVGVILGMDFPNLREGVAGFIAGVKYVNPDCDVLQATVGAFNDPGKGKEIALSMYNRGADFIQHIAGASGLGVFNAAKQVNRYAFGVGGNQNHLEPDHIVATSIRNVNDMVYNEVSALVDGSWSAGLQISGMKEGAVGYSTEYSNVTLPESIRTIVEQTRKKIIAGELVLPTSMEALPSWTAANQYK from the coding sequence ATGAAAAAACTGACCTGTCTGTTCTTGATTGCATGTTTGGCACTCTTCACTTTGACTGCCGGGGGAAACAAGGAAAGTGCCGAGGTAAAACCGGCGAAGGCGCCGAGCATCGGGCTCGTCCTCTCCACCGGTGGGCTCGGGGATAAGAATTTCAACGATATGGCCTATGAGGGTCTGCAAAAGGCTCAAGAAGCCTTGGGCATTACGTTTGACTATGTAGAACCCAAGTCACCAAGTGATTTCCTGCCGCAAAACAGAATGTTTGCTGAAGCAGGAACCTATGATTTAATCATCGCTTTGGGCAATGACCAGCTCGAAGCATTGAAAGAAATCAAAAAAGACTTCCCCAACCAAAAGATATCCTTCATCGATTCATCAGCCGTAATTGAAGGGGTTCGATCGGTTTCCACCAAATGGGCTGAACAGACCTTCTTGTGTGGTGTTGTTGCAGGTTTGGGAACCCTCAGTACCATGGACAAGGCAAACAAGGAGAATACCGTAGGAGTAATTCTGGGCATGGATTTCCCCAACCTTCGTGAAGGTGTGGCAGGTTTCATCGCCGGAGTCAAATACGTCAACCCCGATTGTGATGTGCTGCAGGCTACCGTAGGAGCCTTCAACGACCCCGGCAAGGGCAAAGAGATTGCACTTTCCATGTACAACCGTGGGGCAGATTTCATTCAGCACATTGCCGGAGCTTCCGGTCTCGGCGTGTTCAACGCTGCCAAGCAGGTCAATCGCTATGCATTCGGTGTCGGCGGCAATCAAAACCATCTCGAGCCTGATCATATCGTCGCCACCTCGATCCGAAACGTCAACGACATGGTCTACAACGAAGTAAGTGCCTTGGTTGATGGAAGTTGGAGTGCAGGACTGCAGATCAGCGGCATGAAGGAAGGCGCAGTAGGTTATTCAACTGAATACTCCAATGTCACCCTTCCCGAATCGATTCGCACCATAGTCGAACAAACACGCAAGAAGATCATCGCTGGAGAGTTGGTGCTTCCCACCAGCATGGAGGCTCTTCCTTCCTGGACAGCCGCCAATCAGTATAAATAA
- a CDS encoding helix-turn-helix domain-containing protein, with protein sequence MLSILVVDDEAPIRDWVAYCIEREPQRDLKLIAKARNGQEGVEMALQYRPDLVITDIMMPGLDGLGMMKQILQSLPYTNFIILSNYAEFSYARTALAYGAKHYLLKSEMRATDLIEAIETLHQHKKDLLQGKQTDMYANGFLDIYDLYQHAGDGDFARTFMHRHGMQDALPYCLIGLEETDLFIQRQVIDNMIALEKPTLCLAALQKHTVMVFLQESTCSALNARIQKLTSALLTTTKNTIGVSHTRNDLSELLTALHETDQMVLAGFFYPQERQLTTSFFHSSPIIDRQQIWKASTEIFEALQLQDSNKTRTLLTHWLEQLSRVGLEDIQWAKEACLRMLFTVEERVMHTQQNKITEASKEPDSFEECKKRIHDSLCILDEALCDTYSQRIQKALAYMNEHYSQPISLVETADHVSLSAEYFSRLFKEKTGENFSVHLMMLRLQQAQKLLTETNDKIYDIANQVGYASASHFSKLYKKYMGINPEEVRKEQEISKLR encoded by the coding sequence ATGTTGAGCATCCTTGTAGTTGATGATGAAGCTCCGATCAGGGATTGGGTTGCATATTGCATCGAACGGGAACCACAGCGAGACCTCAAGCTGATCGCCAAAGCGAGAAACGGGCAGGAAGGCGTTGAAATGGCCCTGCAATACCGCCCCGATCTGGTCATTACTGATATCATGATGCCTGGTTTGGATGGTCTTGGGATGATGAAACAGATCCTGCAAAGCCTTCCGTACACGAACTTCATCATCCTTTCCAACTATGCCGAGTTCTCCTATGCCCGTACCGCCCTCGCTTATGGGGCCAAGCACTACCTGCTCAAAAGTGAGATGAGAGCCACTGACCTCATCGAAGCCATAGAAACCCTGCATCAACATAAAAAGGACCTGCTTCAGGGCAAACAAACCGACATGTACGCAAATGGATTCCTTGACATCTATGACCTGTATCAACATGCCGGGGATGGAGATTTCGCCCGTACATTCATGCATCGGCATGGCATGCAAGACGCCCTTCCGTACTGTCTCATCGGCCTTGAGGAAACAGATCTCTTCATCCAACGACAGGTGATCGACAACATGATTGCACTTGAAAAACCAACACTCTGCCTTGCCGCCCTCCAAAAACATACAGTTATGGTGTTTCTCCAAGAATCAACTTGCAGTGCCCTCAATGCTAGAATCCAGAAACTGACCTCCGCTCTACTGACGACTACGAAAAATACTATAGGCGTTTCTCACACTAGGAACGACCTTTCAGAATTGCTCACCGCACTGCATGAAACCGACCAAATGGTGCTTGCCGGTTTCTTTTATCCGCAAGAGAGACAACTAACCACGTCCTTTTTCCACTCCTCACCAATAATCGACCGTCAACAAATCTGGAAAGCCAGTACTGAGATATTTGAAGCCTTGCAACTGCAAGATAGTAATAAAACCAGAACCCTGCTAACGCATTGGCTTGAACAGCTAAGTCGGGTTGGGCTTGAGGATATTCAATGGGCCAAAGAAGCCTGCCTACGCATGCTCTTTACCGTAGAGGAACGAGTCATGCATACCCAGCAAAACAAAATTACTGAAGCAAGCAAGGAGCCCGACTCATTCGAGGAATGTAAAAAGCGGATACATGATTCCCTATGCATCTTGGATGAAGCTCTCTGCGATACATATTCGCAGCGAATCCAGAAAGCATTGGCGTACATGAACGAACACTACTCGCAGCCCATCTCGCTAGTCGAAACCGCTGACCATGTCAGTCTTTCTGCAGAGTACTTCAGCCGTCTTTTCAAAGAGAAAACAGGGGAGAACTTCAGTGTCCACCTTATGATGCTCCGCCTCCAACAAGCACAAAAGCTTCTCACCGAAACCAATGACAAGATTTATGACATTGCCAATCAGGTCGGGTATGCTTCTGCCAGCCATTTTTCCAAGCTTTACAAGAAGTACATGGGCATCAATCCTGAAGAAGTCAGAAAAGAACAAGAAATCTCAAAATTACGATAG
- a CDS encoding cache domain-containing sensor histidine kinase has translation MKMARSSYITKMFILLALVMTLVTLLMGGTVLFYLYRTVEQEVIGYNRSLQKYATDSSAQTMNRLISLTQEVSYDSVLIEKLYAHKNKQKAAFEEEISTYLGNKVNNTIWVTYPESNLITLHVLYESEQSFHKISPRYTENAVLPSLLESGKLSSSAPTILPMIEHPGRRGVQQFSFCISNPLIDPVNGDFYGYVILDVSEKVLYDSYKDLQSESKIFVIVDEQGTVLSAKDKTLIGTHFLDANPAGLGQRASGYVRSQDKQAMLFYQQIGGSDWYLVQQSNIAVVMASLKKMQWFIIILFFISILTMLYIISRFRHQTAKPIIGMNTMLDTVASGDLNVRATVHTNDEFGQMAASFNTMVDKINNLLATITETEKAKRLAELDFLRAQIHPHFIYNTLSSIRFSIDMGKTENASEMLFHFTKLLRATLNRSDQFISLSEEIAIIDHYVKVQSYRYPDGFILQKELQKETLDLEIPSFILQPLVENAIFHNEGLNHINIITLRTKREGQILHIAIEDSGFGMKEDEAQTALAKNATLNKVGLHNVQERIQLNYGTAFGLSITSKEHEGTTIHITIPARVYNELEKTHHVEHPCS, from the coding sequence ATGAAGATGGCACGCTCCAGCTATATCACCAAGATGTTCATTCTGCTCGCGCTGGTCATGACGCTCGTCACGTTGTTGATGGGAGGGACTGTCCTCTTCTATCTATACCGAACCGTGGAACAAGAGGTCATTGGTTACAACCGGTCATTGCAAAAATACGCAACGGACAGTAGTGCTCAAACCATGAATCGCCTTATTTCACTTACCCAGGAAGTCTCCTATGACAGTGTGCTCATTGAAAAGTTGTATGCGCATAAAAATAAGCAGAAAGCAGCATTCGAGGAGGAAATTTCCACCTATCTAGGCAACAAAGTGAATAATACCATCTGGGTCACCTACCCGGAATCAAACTTGATCACCTTGCATGTGTTGTACGAATCGGAACAGTCCTTTCACAAGATCTCACCGCGATACACTGAGAATGCAGTGCTGCCTTCTCTCTTGGAGAGCGGAAAACTTTCAAGCAGCGCACCCACAATCCTCCCCATGATTGAGCACCCTGGCAGACGAGGGGTACAGCAATTCTCTTTCTGTATCAGCAATCCGCTCATAGATCCGGTCAACGGCGATTTCTACGGGTACGTCATCCTCGATGTCAGCGAGAAAGTACTGTACGACTCCTACAAGGACCTGCAATCGGAATCGAAGATATTTGTAATAGTCGATGAGCAGGGCACAGTACTCTCTGCAAAAGATAAAACGCTCATCGGGACTCACTTCCTTGATGCAAATCCTGCCGGGCTGGGACAACGAGCATCGGGGTATGTACGATCGCAGGATAAGCAGGCCATGCTTTTCTATCAGCAAATAGGCGGATCCGATTGGTATTTGGTCCAGCAAAGCAACATCGCAGTTGTCATGGCATCGCTGAAGAAGATGCAATGGTTCATCATTATACTCTTCTTCATCAGCATCCTCACCATGCTTTACATCATATCCCGTTTCCGTCATCAGACCGCAAAGCCGATCATCGGCATGAATACGATGCTCGATACCGTTGCCTCAGGCGACCTGAACGTAAGGGCAACCGTACATACAAATGATGAGTTCGGGCAGATGGCAGCCTCCTTCAACACCATGGTGGACAAAATCAACAATCTTTTAGCAACCATCACAGAGACAGAAAAAGCCAAACGACTGGCTGAGCTCGATTTCCTTCGAGCCCAGATACATCCGCATTTCATCTACAACACCCTCAGCTCCATACGGTTTTCCATCGATATGGGCAAAACGGAGAATGCAAGCGAAATGCTCTTTCATTTCACGAAACTCTTGCGGGCAACCTTGAATCGCAGCGACCAATTCATCTCGCTTTCGGAGGAAATCGCCATCATCGACCATTACGTGAAGGTACAATCATACCGCTATCCCGACGGTTTTATTCTGCAGAAAGAGTTGCAAAAAGAAACACTCGATTTGGAAATTCCCTCATTCATTCTTCAACCCTTGGTTGAAAATGCCATTTTCCATAACGAAGGACTCAATCATATCAACATCATCACGCTCAGAACCAAGAGAGAAGGACAAATCCTTCACATAGCCATTGAAGACAGTGGGTTTGGAATGAAAGAGGATGAGGCTCAGACTGCATTGGCAAAGAATGCCACCCTGAATAAAGTCGGGCTGCATAACGTTCAGGAACGGATCCAGCTGAATTACGGTACCGCATTCGGACTTTCAATCACCAGCAAGGAACATGAAGGTACCACCATTCATATCACCATTCCGGCACGAGTCTATAACGAATTGGAGAAAACACACCATGTTGAGCATCCTTGTAGTTGA
- a CDS encoding helix-turn-helix transcriptional regulator translates to MDSIARFIKEQRKRNKLTQEEFALRAGLGLRFVRELEQGKPTVRLDKVNQALAMFGSQVVPGPIEQKDET, encoded by the coding sequence ATGGATTCAATTGCGCGATTCATCAAGGAACAAAGAAAACGGAATAAGCTTACCCAGGAAGAATTTGCCCTTCGAGCGGGACTTGGCCTTCGGTTTGTCCGTGAACTGGAACAAGGCAAGCCTACTGTAAGGCTGGATAAAGTAAATCAAGCGTTGGCAATGTTTGGAAGCCAGGTAGTACCGGGCCCTATTGAGCAGAAGGATGAAACCTGA